The sequence TCGACGATCGCCGACAGGTTCAGCGAGCCAACGCACAGCAGCACGGTGACGATGACGAATCCGATCGAAACCTCGTAGGACACCATCTGCGCCGCCGAGCGGATGGCGCCGAGGAAGGCATACTTCGAGTTACTCGCCCAGCCGGCCATGATGATGCCGTAGACGCCGAGCGAGGAAATGGCGAACAGGTAGAGGACACCGACGTTGATGTCGGCGACAACCAGCGGCGCGCCGCCATCGTGTGTGCCGAAGGGGATGACCGCCCAGGCGACCAGCGCGAGGATGAAGGTGATCATCGGCGCGATGACGAACACCGCCCGATTGGCCCCCGACGGAATGACTGTTTCCTTGAGGAACAGCTTCAGGCCATCGGCCATCGGCTGCAGCAGCCCGAACGGGCCGACGACGTTCGGTCCGCGGCGCAGGTGCATCGAGGCGATCACCTTGCGTTCGGCGAACGTCAGATAGGCGACGCCGAGCAGCAGCGGCAGAACGATCACCAGGATCTGCAGGACGATCCAGATCGCCGGCCAGAGGTATCCCCACCAGAGCTCAACCATGGGTCCCCGTCTTCATCTTGCTGTCGGCGCCAAAGGCTTCGACGCATCGCGCCATCGTCGCCGAGGCCCGGCAGATTGCGTTGGTCAGGTAGAAGGTATCGATTGTCGGCAGCAGCGGGGCATCGTCGATACCGCCAGAGCCACCGAACGGCCCCCACTCCGCGGCGACAACCTGGTCGATCGCGGCGAACGCCGGCCCCGCCGCCGCAAGAAGTTGCCGGACATCGGCGAGCGAATTGGCCGGCAGGGTCTTGCCGAGGCTGGCCGACAGCGCGCGGACGATCGCCCAGTCCTCCTTGGCTTCGCCCGGAGGAAGGCAGGCAAACCAGGCGCGCTGCGCCCGCCCTTCGGTATTGACGTAGGTGGCGTCTTTCTCGGTATAGGCGGCGCCCGGCAGGATGACGTCCGCCCGGTGCGCGCCGGCATCGCCATGATGCCCCTGATAGATGACGAAGGCTTTACCGAGCCGGGCGGTATCGATCTCGTCGGCACCGAGAAGGTAGACGACCTCGAGTTCCCCCGCCTCCGCTCCGGCGAGAATGCCGGCGACGTCGCGCCCGCCTGCGCCTGGCACGAAGCCGAGATCGAGACCGCCAACGCGCGCCGCCGCGGAATGCAGGACGTTAAAGCCGTTCCAGCCGCGGGGGCCGCCGATCATGCCGGTTGCCTCGGCGATGCGCCGGGCCACGCCGAGCAGCGCCTCGCCGTCCGGCCGCGTCAGCGCACCCATGCCGAGGATCAGCATCGGCCGTTGCGCTTCGCGCAATACGTTGGCGAATGGATGCTCACCGGTCGCGAGGCTCTCCAAGACCCACGGATGATCGCCGAGATGCTCAAAGTCGTAAGTCAGATCCGCCTTCGGTCCGACGACGGCAACGGGGAATTCGCCGGCGCGCCACCGCTTGCGCAGCCGGGCATTCAGCACCGCCGCCTCCGTGCGCGGATTGGTGCCGATCAGAAGGCAGGCATCGGCCGCATCAATTCCGCCGATCGTCGTATTGAACAGATAGCCGGCGCGCGTTCCGCCCGAAAGCTTCGCGCCGTCCTGGCGGCAATCAATGTGGGGCGACCCCAGCGCACCCATCAGCGATTTGAGCAGCAGCATCGATTCGGCGCAGGCGAGATCCCCGGCAATGGCGGCGATGCGCTCCCCGGCGACGCCCTTGAGCCGGTGGGCAATGGCATCGAACGCCTCGGACCAGCTCGCCGGGCGCAGCTTGCCGTTCTCGCGCAGATAAGGCCGGTCGAGCCGCTGGCGTCGCAAGCCGTCGCAGGCAAAGCGGGTCTTATCCGAGATCCATTCCTCGTTGACGCTCTCGTTCAGCCGCGGCAACACCCGCAGCACTTCGGCGCCGCGCGCATCGATGCGGATATTGCAGCCGACCGCATCCATGACGTCGACCGATTCCGTCTTCGTCAGCTCCCAAGGACGGGCGACGAAGGCGTAAGGCTTGGACGTGAGCGCGCCGACCGGGCACAGATCGATGATGTTGCCCGAGAGTTCCGAGGACAATGCCTTCTCGACGTAGGTGCCGACCTCCATCGTCTCGCCACGCCCGGTTGCGCCAAGCTCGGGAACCCCCGCCACTTCGGTGGCGAAGCGGATGCACCGGGTGCAATGGATGCACCGGGTCATGATCGTCTTGATCAGGGGACCGAAGTTCTTGTCCTGAACCGCGCGCTTGTTCTCGGCGAAGCGGCCGCGATCGAAGCCATAGTAGAGCGCCTGATCCTGCAGATCGCACTCGCCGCCCTGATCACAGATAGGGCAGTCGAGCGGATGATTGATCAGCAGGAATTCCATCACGCCTTTGCGTGCCGCCAGCACCTTCGGCGTATTGGTCTGCACCACCATGCCATCGGCCGCCGGCATCGCGCATGAGGCGATCGGCTTGGGCGAACCCTGCATGCCGACGAGGCACATCCGGCAATTGCCCGCGATGGCAAGGCGCTCGTGGTAGCAAAAGCGCGGGACTTCGATCCCCGCCAGCTCGCACGCCTGCAACAGCGTTAGTCCAGCTGGGACCTCGATCTCATTCCCGTCGATCGTCAGTTTCGGCATGGCAGCGGACCCTTACGCGGCTTGCTGGCTGCGGGACTCTTCGTATTCGCGAATCCGTCGTTCCATCTCCGGGCGGAAATTGCGGATCAGCCCTTGAATCGGCCAGGCGGCGGCATCGCCAAGCGCGCAGATCGTATGGCCCTCGATCTGCCGACACACCTGCTCGAGCACATCGATCTCCTCGATCCGCGCCCGCCCTTCAACCATCCGATCCATCACCCGCCACAGCCACCCGGCGCCTTCGCGGCAGGGCGTGCACTGCCCACAGCTCTCGTGCTTGTAAAAGCGTGAGAAGCGGGCGATGGCGCGAATGATGTCGGTCGACTTGTCCATGACGATGATCGCCGCGGTGCCGAGACCGGATTTCGCCTGCTGCAGGCCATCAAAATCCATGCGCACCGTCTCGCAGACGGCACGCGGCATCGCCGGAACCGACGAGCCGCCGGGGATGATCGCCAGAAGATTATTCCAGCCGCCGCGCACACCGCCCGCGTGCCGTTCGATCAGCTCCTTGAGTGGAACGCCCATCTCGTCTTCGACGGTGCAGGGGTTGTTGACGTGGCCGGAGATGTTGAACAGCTTGGTGCCGGTGTTCTTCGGCCGCCCAAAGCCGGCGAACCAGTCGGCACCGCGGCGCAGGATGGTCGGCACCACGGCGATGGTCTCGACGTTGTTGACCGTCGTCGGACAGCCGAACACGCCGACATTGGCCGGGAACGGCGGCTTCAGGCGCGGCTGGCCCTTCTTGCCCTCGATGCTTTCGATCAGGGCCGTTTCCTCGCCGCAGATGTAGGCGCCGGCGCCGCGATGAATATAAATGTCCATCGCCCAGCCCGAGCCACAGGCATCGGGGCCGAGCAGACCCGCCTCGTAAGCCTCGTCGATCGCCCGCTGCAGGGCCTCGGCCTCGCGGTAGAACTCGCCGCGGATGTAGATATAGGCGGCATGTGCGCCCATCGCCGTGCAGGCGAGCACGCAGCCTTCCACTAGCTTGTGGGGTTCGCTGCGCATAATCTCCCGGTCCTTGCACGTTCCGGGTTCGCCCTCGTCGGCATTGACGACAAGATAGTGTGGGCGATCGCTCACCTCCTTCGGCATGAACGACCATTTCATGCCGGTCACGAAGCCAGCGCCGCCGCGACCGCGCAGACCGGATTTGCGTACCTCGTCGATGAGCGCATCGCGGCCTCGATGCATCAGCTCGCGGGTACCGTCCCAGTCGCCGCGCATCCGCGCTCCCGCAAGGCCGGGAACGCCGAGACCGTAGAGGTTGGTGAATATTCTGTCCTGGTCGCGCAGCATCGTTACGCGTCTCCGCCTGATATCGGGTGCTGAACCGGCGTGTCCGTCAGGCTCGTCAGGCCGCCAGCCGGCTCGCAGCCATGCCGCCCGCTCTGCGGCCCCGCCTTCGGGGTCTCGCCGCGCGCCAGCGCGTCCAAGATCACCTCCATGCTCTCCGCCGTCAGGTCCTCGTAATAGTCGTCGCCGATCTGCACCATCGGTGCGTTAACGCAGGCGCCGAGGCATTCGGCCTCGCTGAGCGAGAACAGGCCGTCGGCGGTCGTCTCGCCGAAACCAATGCCGAGTCGCTTCTTGCACGTGGCGGCGATCTCGTCCGAGCCGCGCAGCCAGCACGGAACGTTGGTGCACACCTCCACATGGTGGCGACCGATTGGCCGAAGATTGAACATCGTGTAGAAGGTCGCCACCTCGTAGACGCGGATCGGCGGCATCGACAGATACGCCGCGATATAATCGAGCGCCTGCAGGGTCAGCCAGCCGCCGTTCTGCCGCTGGGCAAGATGCAAAAGCGGCATGACCGCGCTTGCCTGCCTTCCGGCGGGATACTTGGCGATGATCTTCGTCGCCGCCTCGATGTTCTTGGGCGTGAAGGCGAAGGGTGGCCCAGAGGGCGCGATCGCGGCTGGCGCGCTCATCGGTCGATCTCCCCGAAAACGATGTCAAGCGAGCCCAGGACGGCGACGACGTCGGCCAGCATATGCCCGCGGCACAAAAGATCCATGGCCTGCAGATGGGCGAATCCGGGCGGGCGGATCTTGCACCGGTACGGCCGGTTGGTGCCGTCGGAGACCAGATAGACGGCGAACTCGCCCTTCGGCGCCTCGACGACGGTATATGTCTCGCCCGCGGGCACGTGATAGCCCTCGGTATAGAGCTTGAAGTGGTGAATCAGCGCTTCCATCGAGTGCTTCATCTCGCCACGTGGCGGCGACGAAATCTTGCGGTCATCGACCTTCACCGGTCCCGCCGGCATCTCGTGCAGACACTGGCGGATGATCTTCAGGCTCTCGCGCAACTCGACCATCCGTACCAGGTAGCGGTCGTAGCAGTCGCCGTGCTTGCCGATCGGCACGTCGAAGTCGACACGATCGTAGGCGTCGTACGGCTGGGCCTTGCGCAGATCCCACGGCACGCCGGCGGCGCGCAGGTTCGGGCCAGAAAAACCCCAGTTCAACGCCTGGTCGGCGTCGATGGCGCCGATATCGACCGCGCGTTGCTTGAAGATCCGGTTCTCGGTCAGCAGCGCTTCGAGATCGTCGATGCACTTCGGGAACGTCTCGGTCCACGCCCAGATATCGTCGGCGAGTCCGGCGGGCAGATCGAGGCTGACACCGCCCGGGCGGAAATAGTTCATGTGCAGGCGGGCACCGCAGACGCGCTCGCAGAACTCCATGATCCGCTCGCGCTCCTCGAATCCCCATAGCATCGGCGTCATCGCGCCGATGTCCATGGCGAACGCGCAGACGGTGAAGATGTGATTGAGCACGCGCCCGAGCTCGGCGTAGATGACGCGGATGTACTGACCGCGCGGCGGCGCCTGAATGCCGAGCAGCTTTTCCACCGCGAGGGCGAAGGCGTGCTCCTGATTCTGCGGCGCGACATAGTCGAGACGATCGAAGTAAGGAACCGCCTGCAGGTAGCTCTTATATTCGATGAGCTTTTCCGTCCCGCGGTGCAGCAGCCCGACGTGCGGGTCCGCCCGCTCGATGGTCTCGCCGTCCATCTCGAGGACGAGGCGCAAAACCCCGTGGGCCGAGGGATGCTGCGGCCCGAAGTTCAGCGTCATATTCTTGATTTGTGTTTCGGCCATCAGTGTTTCTCGTCCCGCTTCGCCTTCTCGTCACCCGGCAAGAGCGCTTGCATGCCCTCCCACGGACTGAGGAAGTCGAAGTTGCGAAAATCCTGCACGAGTTTTACCGGCTCGTAGACGATACGCTTCTGCTCGTCGTCCCAGCGCACCTCGACATAGCCGGTGAGCGGGAAATCCTTGCGCAGCGGATGGCCCTCGAAGCCGTAATCCGAAAGGATGCGCCGCAGGTCCGGGTGGTCCTGGAAGAGGACGCCGAACAGATCCCACGTCTCCCGCTCCCACCAGCCGGCGGAGGCGAACACGCCGGTGACTGTCGGTACCGGAGAGTCCGCATCGGTGCGCACCTTGATGCGGATACGCCGATTATGGCTGACGCTGAGCAGATTGTAGACGACATCGAAGCGCTCGACGCGGGCGGGAAAATCGGCGCCGCACACGTCCATGAGCTGCTTGAACTGGCAATTGACGTCGTCGCGCAGAAAGGTCAGGACGCGGACGATCGCAGCACGGCGGACAAGAATCGACAGTTCGTCCCGGTCGATGTCGACGGAGACGATGGCTTCGTGCAGCGCCGCCTGCACGTATTCGCCGAGGTCGCGAAGCGCTAAGTCCATGTCGTTCCCACGATAGTCAGGTCGGCGCTAGCGCCACAATGTCCCGGTACGCCGGATCTTCTTTTGCAGCAGCAAGATGCCATGCACCAGGGCCTCGGCGGTTGGCGGGCACCCGGGGACGTACACGTCCACCGGCACCACCCGGTCGCAGCCTCGAACCACCGAATACGAGTAGTGATAGTAGCCGCCGCCGTTGGCACACGATCCCATCGAGATGACGTAGCGTGGCTCGGCCATCTGGTCGTAAACGCGACGGAACGCTGGCGCCATCTTGTTGGTCAGCGTGCCGGCGACAATGATCACGTCCGACTGGCGCGGGCTCGGCCGTGGTACGACGCCAAAGCGATCAAGATCGTAGCGGCTGACGTAGGCATGCATCATCTCGATGGCGCAACAGGCGAGACCAAAGGTCATCGGCCACAGCGACCCGGCGCGCGCCCAATTGACGACATCATCGAGCTTGGCGAGAAGAAATCCCTTCTCCTGGACCGCGTCGGTCACGCCGCTCCACAGCGCGTCGACGTCCTTCGGCGCCGCGGACACGCCGGATTTTGCGGAAGTCTCGATCATTCCCACTCCAGAGCCCCTTTCCGCCACTCATATATAAAGCCGACGGTGAGGATGGCCAGAAAAACCATCATCGACCAGAAGCCGAACGCACCAATATCGGCGAGTGATACCGCCCACGGAAAGAGAAACGCAACTTCCAGATCGAAAATAATGAACAAGATCGCGACAAGATAAAAACGGACGTCGAATTTGCCGCGTGAGTCCTCAAACGGATCGAAGCCGCACTCGTATGGAGCATTTTTTTCGCTGTCCGGGCGTTCGCCGCCGACGAGGTATGAGGCGCCCAGCGCCCCGACGGCGACCGCGACAGCGATTCCGAGGAAAATCAAGATGGGCAGGTATTCGACGAGCAGCGGTCTCACGTGATCCCTCGTTGCTGGAGCCCGACCCGGGAGGAACGCCGGCGACGGCTGCGCGGAGACATGCGGGCAAAGTGGCGGGAGTGACGGGACTCGAACCCGCGGCCTCCGGCGTGACAGGCCGGCGCTCTAACCGACTGAGCTACACCCCCCGCGCTTTGCCGCCCGGCTGGGAAACGAGGATTTAGCCCCCGTCCTCGACCCTGTCAAGGATAGCAGGCTGCCGCACCCGGCCATTAGCGCCGGCCTTGGTTTGCAGACCGCCGTGCCGGCGGCACATCGCGCGCCGCCATGCAGCACCGCTTCGGTTCGCGACAACCGAGTCGTGGAAAAACCGATAATTACATAATACTAGATGGCAAGAGCTTTCAATAAACATAAACATTAAAAATTGTTAATATTTAACTTATTACACAATAGAATTTTTACACTAAAAAATTTGCATTTTTATTGTCAAAATACAGTAATAAAATTATCATTAGCCAATATCATGAATTCGGTTCAATTATTTTT is a genomic window of Rhodospirillales bacterium containing:
- the nuoH gene encoding NADH-quinone oxidoreductase subunit NuoH; its protein translation is MVELWWGYLWPAIWIVLQILVIVLPLLLGVAYLTFAERKVIASMHLRRGPNVVGPFGLLQPMADGLKLFLKETVIPSGANRAVFVIAPMITFILALVAWAVIPFGTHDGGAPLVVADINVGVLYLFAISSLGVYGIIMAGWASNSKYAFLGAIRSAAQMVSYEVSIGFVIVTVLLCVGSLNLSAIVEAQAGPYGMLNWFVFPLLPMAVIFLVSALAETNRHPFDLPEAEAELVSGYNVEYSAMTFALFFLGEYANMILMSGIMSVLFLGGWLSPLPFAPFTWVPGPIWFLLKIAACLFVFLWVRATFPRYRYDQLMRLGWKVFLPISLFAVVAVAGVLVAFDWLPARVG
- a CDS encoding NADH-quinone oxidoreductase subunit G codes for the protein MPKLTIDGNEIEVPAGLTLLQACELAGIEVPRFCYHERLAIAGNCRMCLVGMQGSPKPIASCAMPAADGMVVQTNTPKVLAARKGVMEFLLINHPLDCPICDQGGECDLQDQALYYGFDRGRFAENKRAVQDKNFGPLIKTIMTRCIHCTRCIRFATEVAGVPELGATGRGETMEVGTYVEKALSSELSGNIIDLCPVGALTSKPYAFVARPWELTKTESVDVMDAVGCNIRIDARGAEVLRVLPRLNESVNEEWISDKTRFACDGLRRQRLDRPYLRENGKLRPASWSEAFDAIAHRLKGVAGERIAAIAGDLACAESMLLLKSLMGALGSPHIDCRQDGAKLSGGTRAGYLFNTTIGGIDAADACLLIGTNPRTEAAVLNARLRKRWRAGEFPVAVVGPKADLTYDFEHLGDHPWVLESLATGEHPFANVLREAQRPMLILGMGALTRPDGEALLGVARRIAEATGMIGGPRGWNGFNVLHSAAARVGGLDLGFVPGAGGRDVAGILAGAEAGELEVVYLLGADEIDTARLGKAFVIYQGHHGDAGAHRADVILPGAAYTEKDATYVNTEGRAQRAWFACLPPGEAKEDWAIVRALSASLGKTLPANSLADVRQLLAAAGPAFAAIDQVVAAEWGPFGGSGGIDDAPLLPTIDTFYLTNAICRASATMARCVEAFGADSKMKTGTHG
- the nuoF gene encoding NADH-quinone oxidoreductase subunit NuoF, with translation MLRDQDRIFTNLYGLGVPGLAGARMRGDWDGTRELMHRGRDALIDEVRKSGLRGRGGAGFVTGMKWSFMPKEVSDRPHYLVVNADEGEPGTCKDREIMRSEPHKLVEGCVLACTAMGAHAAYIYIRGEFYREAEALQRAIDEAYEAGLLGPDACGSGWAMDIYIHRGAGAYICGEETALIESIEGKKGQPRLKPPFPANVGVFGCPTTVNNVETIAVVPTILRRGADWFAGFGRPKNTGTKLFNISGHVNNPCTVEDEMGVPLKELIERHAGGVRGGWNNLLAIIPGGSSVPAMPRAVCETVRMDFDGLQQAKSGLGTAAIIVMDKSTDIIRAIARFSRFYKHESCGQCTPCREGAGWLWRVMDRMVEGRARIEEIDVLEQVCRQIEGHTICALGDAAAWPIQGLIRNFRPEMERRIREYEESRSQQAA
- the nuoE gene encoding NADH-quinone oxidoreductase subunit NuoE; translation: MSAPAAIAPSGPPFAFTPKNIEAATKIIAKYPAGRQASAVMPLLHLAQRQNGGWLTLQALDYIAAYLSMPPIRVYEVATFYTMFNLRPIGRHHVEVCTNVPCWLRGSDEIAATCKKRLGIGFGETTADGLFSLSEAECLGACVNAPMVQIGDDYYEDLTAESMEVILDALARGETPKAGPQSGRHGCEPAGGLTSLTDTPVQHPISGGDA
- a CDS encoding NADH-quinone oxidoreductase subunit D; translated protein: MAETQIKNMTLNFGPQHPSAHGVLRLVLEMDGETIERADPHVGLLHRGTEKLIEYKSYLQAVPYFDRLDYVAPQNQEHAFALAVEKLLGIQAPPRGQYIRVIYAELGRVLNHIFTVCAFAMDIGAMTPMLWGFEERERIMEFCERVCGARLHMNYFRPGGVSLDLPAGLADDIWAWTETFPKCIDDLEALLTENRIFKQRAVDIGAIDADQALNWGFSGPNLRAAGVPWDLRKAQPYDAYDRVDFDVPIGKHGDCYDRYLVRMVELRESLKIIRQCLHEMPAGPVKVDDRKISSPPRGEMKHSMEALIHHFKLYTEGYHVPAGETYTVVEAPKGEFAVYLVSDGTNRPYRCKIRPPGFAHLQAMDLLCRGHMLADVVAVLGSLDIVFGEIDR
- a CDS encoding NADH-quinone oxidoreductase subunit C is translated as MDLALRDLGEYVQAALHEAIVSVDIDRDELSILVRRAAIVRVLTFLRDDVNCQFKQLMDVCGADFPARVERFDVVYNLLSVSHNRRIRIKVRTDADSPVPTVTGVFASAGWWERETWDLFGVLFQDHPDLRRILSDYGFEGHPLRKDFPLTGYVEVRWDDEQKRIVYEPVKLVQDFRNFDFLSPWEGMQALLPGDEKAKRDEKH
- a CDS encoding NADH-quinone oxidoreductase subunit B, which encodes MIETSAKSGVSAAPKDVDALWSGVTDAVQEKGFLLAKLDDVVNWARAGSLWPMTFGLACCAIEMMHAYVSRYDLDRFGVVPRPSPRQSDVIIVAGTLTNKMAPAFRRVYDQMAEPRYVISMGSCANGGGYYHYSYSVVRGCDRVVPVDVYVPGCPPTAEALVHGILLLQKKIRRTGTLWR
- a CDS encoding NADH-quinone oxidoreductase subunit A, whose translation is MRPLLVEYLPILIFLGIAVAVAVGALGASYLVGGERPDSEKNAPYECGFDPFEDSRGKFDVRFYLVAILFIIFDLEVAFLFPWAVSLADIGAFGFWSMMVFLAILTVGFIYEWRKGALEWE